The sequence ATTTGCAGTAAACTAATTATTGTATGATATGAAAGATAACTGCAGAGCTTATAATTAACCGacttgaaagaaaaatgataacatgCATTAAGGttgttaatgaatatttatatgtataaatatatcgtaAATTGACACATTCGGAAGtctgaactacaatgtacattattattgtaccaCGGAACACGTGTGTTTATGACATAAGATTTAGATCTTCGTCGTTGGTAgagttttaaaagaaaagagaactattcttgtacatgtataaacaagtgTCGAAAATTATAATCAATCTTAATTTCTACAATTCATGTTCGTattctgtaaattataaaaGGGGTAGAATCTACTGCagtatttcatataacaaacATTAGGCCAATGATGtatctttatatcattataccGACAAAGATACCGACAAGTGCCGAGATATCGGGAAAATGCCGAGGTGAAAAAAACCCAAGTGCCGAGGTCTCCTGATACCGCTGCTGCCTGCTGCAACAATGCACCGGCATCCTTTGTGCCGAAAACTtgccatttttatcacatttacagGAAAAAACTTAAGCTTAGGCATACAAAAAACTGTATACGTACGTAAAaagataaattcaaatataaagaGGCGATGAGTTATAATgcaatgttttcaaattaatacGCATCGAGCACGAAGCCATCGTGTTGTCACAACACAGACGTAATCTGTTGCTCACAGTACGTCACTTCCGGTAAAAGGGGGAATTCCCTAAAGTTGAAAATTCTAAAGGTATGTTTTTGAACGGAGATTACTTTTACGCCTTTTATATGTGAAATGACGCACCGGAAATTTTTTTGCTTCGTGTTATAGTATTTTTTATGGTtaatcaatgattttatttaaggTTTGCTTCCACATTACACTACCTCTTTAATAATGATCGATAAAGAGGTGTGAACATCGAACTAAACATCGACTGTTGACTACGATCGGAGTACATTACTGTGTAACCAGATTGACAGATCATGAAAGATCGTTTTTGTACATTGAAACtgtatttcatatgtaaatcTGAAGTATCACAACTACCATGAGAGAGAACATGATGATATCACGAAACTGCATGCTTGTATGCACCTAGGAACAACTGAAGACGAGTGAAGTTAATCATGGACAGACCACGAAAAATTCTGATGAAGACATTGATTTCTATAGAAAGTATTGGTCTAAATATCCTAGGATAAGCCAATGTTTTATAACGTCGGCTTTCCAAGTACCGTCGTACAAGAGTGTGTGGTGTGTCTGATTTGGGAGattgtggtatgtttgtgttgtgtatgcTGCATGGTATTCAACAGgaattattgcattttttataATGGTGTCTCACAGCAGCAAACCCGTCAGATAACCAGGAGAGACAAATAGACCTGCCACATTAAACTGAAATGACAGTTGTCTTTCTCCGGGTGCTAAGGGCTAAACAAGAATAAGGTCTTTCACAGTTATACGTTCTGGTTTGAGAAATTTTCAACAACGAAACACTTTTAACttaaagtatatattttatgccatacatgtacacataacTCTCGATAGATCTGATGTGAGCGTGCTAGGGTCTTAGAATAAAAAAgaagctggagtacccggagaaaatcTGAGTCTTCTCACTTCCATATCGTCGGTTAGATGAAAGGCAAATTCTCATATCGCCTAACTGGGAATTCAAAGTCAACATTACACCGGCTTCtgtatttcatatcaaacagacaatgaaatatttatccGTTTGGTGTTCTAAACATGGGGACCTACCTCTGTTAGTCTTTGAACGGCTTGCCGAACGGTAGCTGGCTcatctacaaaaaaaaatcagaattagaatttttCTTTCTCCCCCCCCCCAACTAAAAATATCAAACTGTTATATTTCAACGTAGTTTTGGAGAACGTATTATTTTAAGAAGCACCTTTAATCAAATAATGTTACTTACTTTCCTGTATGAAACTAATGACCTCATCGTCGTTCCAGTCGTTGTCTACAAGAAGAGCATCAATTTCCTCCTGAGTGAATCTCCCATGGTACAGCTCTCGTAAATTGAGTACCTGAAAAACGATACAATTATCTCcacaatataacatataatatataaaagaaCATCTGCATAGTAAATGCCACACTAATCCAGTAGGTAAGTAACAGAAGGCTTGGTCCAAAATGTCGCCAAAATGATGACTGAATTTTGGCTGTTTTGTATTGAATAAGaagcaatctgattgaaatacagatccttattatcactaccgtttgatatgaggatctgacaatatcccattaggggtcacgtcaggatgacctttggaaatggccaatcaaattggcactgccagaatcttgactggggacgaactattttgaaaaaagttgtccgaattattttcgtgtatgtagtcatctcgcccaaagtgcacAACAATGCTCAATGTATatgcttactgggacgaaatggcgttaacaactgacgtagaaatgtgtagaacatgaatttgatctggagtacacgtggtaaaaggtcatccgaacgtgaccccatatgggataCTGTgagatcctatattgaacggagtggttataaggatctgtatttcaatcagattgaatAAGAAGGAGCAAACATTTGAATGATGCGCattgttttcattaaaattacGTTTTAAATTGTAGTTCCATAGACAAATTCAAACTTTTATTATTAACTTTGCTCGATCCTTTATCCTAGATATCGACCGATCAATGGTTCTCGATTCTATAGTGTACAGACATCTCTTTATGTGACTGTCACAATATTACACCTGTATAACGTTTTATTATAACAAAAAAGCCAATAATTCGAAAGAGAATGAACATATATCGGAGATCTATATAAGAAGTTaagttgttaaatattttatctgtGAGTGACAACAGTCGATCgatattacacaaaataaaatgacatttaaaaataGAACTAAATATTATAGTCAACCGATTTTGGCCCATTACTTCcttatcagataagtcaataaaCTTTGAAAGTATATCATCGTCCGGAATACCGACTGTGTCGACAAtggtattacatatacagtacacacTAACACATTTAATTAGTAAAACATCGCTAAGAATTCATGCTATATCATTgactttaaaatattattgaatataaaaacacaacataaaaacAACGGACATAAACGAACAccaagtaatatatattttatgaaccGCGCCTAAGAAGTTTTAACGTTTACGACGCCTACATGAAACGTTATTTGAATTAGGACAAGCGTCCAAGGAATATGTACAGTGTCCGGTCAAAAGGCCTTTTTGTACTGTTACTATCAACCCATTCAACTGATATCATCAATTTAATCggagttttttttaattgatatctgTTTGATGTTGACTGTCGGTCAAAAGAATTCATTAAATTGTTTACCATTTGATCACCAGATTCAACATTAACAACTGTTTCGTCTTACTCGATTCATAAAATGACGTtcatttatcaacattttgaaaatatttaacaaaatcacATACATATTCAGTTATTCCCATCTATTTTTAGTTTCACTTTCGATATCTCCTGCTTCTGTAAACACTATAGAATAAACAGGATGCAATAATATATTCCTGTTAaaagtaaaacttaaatatGTTACCTGCTTGAGTCGTTCTCTTTGTTCCTGAAGATTATCTGTCATCCTTAAAAACCATCAGATCTTCGATCAAATATCTATGTTGATAAAACGATCAGAAACCTTATGATGTGTGGACGGTCCTTACTCTTTCGCCACTTATGCAAGGCTTGCGTAGAACGTAGATGTGTATTACGTCACTGTATCGTGCGcttgtgtatttttatatatattaaaaaaatgcaaattacatatcacaatacatttacatatgatattacatgcaataatatttattcaaattgtaaattatataatataattgtttattttttatatgcatACATATGGAATGGTATATTGTAACGTGTATATTTTCTCTATGATGTCACACATATGTTTATATAGTGATCTTCCCTGTCACTCAGTTTGTTTGTGTACTTCTTACATGacataatattatgtaatacatatgcacacacacacacactcatgCCACCAGCAATATAGGAAGGCATATGGGAGCACATGTGACCTGCACTGATCGACTGATGAGTTCAGTGCCTAGTTGTGTATTAGCTATTCCTATTTCTATATATCTACGTAAGACTGACTTTTAAAGGTAAGCATGTGTAAAGTGTTATaaaatttatgttataaaatgtatttgaatatcaCAGCTGCAGCAAGTCCtgttgatatttaaatatagcTTCAAGTACATATTTCTATAACGGTTTCTCGGTAAAATTCACCACCTGCATGACAGATTTTTGTCTAGATTCTTCTACGTATTTTTCTTATTTCGTTTTATGTCGTTTTTGTTTACGTTTTTATTTCTCACGATGCCTTTAAGCCATGCAGCACGTCGTCCCTTGGTGGGCTCGTATTCTAAAACTGCTCTTCAACCAATATCTTATTGTTAGCTTCTAGCTGGTCCTAGGCCTATAGATAATAACTTCGAAATGCCACACTGTTGCTGTAACATATACGAATATTTTCCTCCTTATTAGGGTTTTTAAAGACAATTTAACTGTTACATACAGAACATTATCGTACAGGCTCATATGCAGTCTACTGCTTCCGATTTCTGAAAACAACACTATGGTGTGCTATTGAGATTCTCAGAAACGAAATAGAAACCGAAACAACAACACTCCCAGATAAAGTTATCGTACGTTGTGAAAGTTACACTTGTAAGATAAAATCGAGCGTAATCTATGAAAATCCCATGCAAAAAAAGCTTATTTAAGCGACAAGACGACAAAtggacctatatatatatgttttctgcAATTTTCCGCTTCACAACGTACACCATAATTCTCTCCAACTGAACTGAATACAGGAACCTTTGACAGGGTATGTTTGATTGTTGTCATTGATGTGGTGATTGTTTTTCTGGTGTAGCTATTGTTGTTGGCTTTGTTGTTGTCGTTATTATGTTAATGCCATTGTTGCCAATGATGTTGATATCATTATTGTTGTCATCGTTATCATTATCGTGGATGCTGTTGTTGTCATCGTTATCATTATCGTTGAtgctgttgttgttgtcgtTATCGTTGATGCTGTTGTTGTCAATGTTGTTGTTGTCGTTATCATTATCGTTGTTGTTGTCGTTATCATTATCGTTGTTGTTGTCGTTATCATTGATCGTGGATGCATGTTGTTGTTGTCGTTATCATTATCGTTGTTGTTGTCGTTATCATTATCGTTGTTGTTGTCGTTATCATTATCGTTGTTGTTGTCGTTATCATTATCGTGGAtgctgttgttgttgtcgtTATCATTATCGTTGTTGTTGTCGTTATCATTATCGTTGTTGTTGTCGTTATCATTATCGTTGTTGTTGTCGTTATCATTATCGTGGAtgctgttgttgttgtcgtTATCATTATCGTGTGAtgctgttgttgttgtcgtTATCATTATCGTGGAtgctgttgttgttgtcgtTATCATTATCGTGGAtgctgttgttgttgtcgtTATCATTATCGTTGTTGTCAATGTTGTTGTTATCGTTATCGCTGATACCGTTGTTGATGTGGTTGTTGTTGTCGTTGTTGATGTCGTTGTTCATATCGTTGTTGATGTCGTTGTTGATATCGTTGTTGATATCGCTGTTGATATCGTTGTTGATGTCGTTGTTGATGTCGTTGTTGATATCGTTGTTGATGTCGTTGTTGATGTCGTTATTGATGTCGTTGTTGATATCGTTGTTAATATCGCTGTTGATATCGTTGTTGATGTCGTTGTTGATATCGTTGTTGATGTCGTTGTTGATGTCGTTGTTGATATCGTTGTTGATGTCGTTATTGATGTCGTTGTTGATGTCGTTGTTGATATCGTTGTTAATGTCGTTGTTGATATCGTTGTCGCTAtcgttgttggtgttgttgtcgAAGTTGTTATCGTTGTTGTTGGTGCCGTTTATTTTTGTCGTTATAGCAGGCCGTTGTTGACCAGACGGTTTCTAATAAATCATATGTCTTCCCTTCCATATCTATTGATTTTCAATTACTCTTTCAGGGTGAAATTCTAACCAGTGACTTAACGCTAAGCAATTGAATGGTATGGCAGAAGTCCAAACGCAGTCTCAGGTAGGTAACATTtatcaaaacaattatttttgaGTTCTCAATGGATACCTGATAATGTATTTTACGAGTTGTATGTGAGAAATGTGACATTATTCCTTagtttaattaagaaatttaaacataaataaaaaaatttttttatgaaatttgtcACAATACCTTGTTGGCCTTTAATCACAAGACCCACATACATTATAATGTTTActaatgtacatatacatgtacgtatatataTTCACCTCAAGAttggtcctgcaggtagggcgttagaattgtacctgctatagtgtttcccacagggAAAAAAGGGCATGGTGATGGGTTTTGAAACGGGCACCTAGACCGCTATAAATATCCATCAGGGGGGCACAAAGGTTATTTCGATGACTTCCAATAAaagtgaaaatctttaaaattgtcttgttgtttatttaattctggttcaacttaatatcattcaaatgctttaaactctctgagttgctaagtaatatcaggacatatattaaattattctgagtaaaaaaatgattttggaaATTGTAATCTCCCGATCATATGATTATTACTGTAATTGATTCACAAGaaagatttatttacatttcatttatattaattaaaaaacatttgcctttatttcaatccaattacCTTTATCTTTCTTggttgaaatattaaaaaatactgtatttaattgaataagataacatgtttcataataatggataattaattaaaataaagttcttaaatttacaagcactaaatataaaaaatatagatatgattgttacagtagtattcaaaatgtaatttaatctgagagagaaaaagttgatttatttttcattttatttatttgaataaatttgctattaataattttattattattaatatattttttctaaaaatatattcacaccggaattctgaaaaaaaaatattgtttttaatttaaaaaacgTGAATGTTAGTAAATTCCTGAAAACCGGAACCACtattacaatacacccaaaatggcggccattacgttTGCAAAGCTTGTGATATCCATCAGATATAGATAGgcttatttaacattaaaaacgtgagtaaatcatttacagttgtaagcagtatttgtttttgtagtcatgctcactagctgtagtcataaaacttattgaaaggtcagctgattgttttctaggctaCCGGTaggctgcttgacttcagcttacgtaatacacagacgtgaaagtgacaccacaagccaaggtggaaatagcccaaggctgcttattagggccactggggtgttgcttagggggtcagggagtggtcacacctcttttgtttactcCTTATCAAGCGACtgcctggtattttggtagttCAGTAAAAATGTACTGGAGACAGACAGGGCACGGTGCGACGCCCTGCTAATCGGGGCTCAGGGAAACACTATGCAGcagctgtccctattgcatgatcgtaaaaggcgactaaatttagaatcttgacttttatcttcttcctaattgacttttcccttcctaatgcctccgtTGGCACCGCCTTACTTTTGCCTTGAGTTacgcgttcgcccctgtgagggaGGCTcagggttctgtcccctggccgagacacaccaaagtctataaaagtggtagtttctgctcctgcttggcgctcagcatacaagggagtgggacgactggttcgcccgttgtcacaGTATAATGTTAACggcggggtgtgttgcttggtgtcttcggcggcaagcttcagtgacatagcactataaaaagggcaacagttctactatacaaggagacacatcaagaacataccgcagtctcccaaaacacgcacctcgcacttcacgcTCGCTACACGTTACcttcatgggaggccgtccttacatgaccctggctgctaatgggacgttaaaataatcaaacaaacaaacctcaAGATTGTCAAACGATAAATCCTCAATTTTTATCTAGGAATCATCATATAGCATTATATacaaagtatataaaagtgTATATGTAGTATTCGTCCAATCACTaaatttaccaacattttgtaTAAGTACAGTTTGTATACTTCTGTATTTTGTCAGCAGTGTACGACCCAATACATAGGCTATATGACTATTGTGTATATTTCAACCAAATATGTatgttatctacatgtatagatatCTGTATTATTTGTTGACTTTGGTGCTAAATAAGTCACCACCTGCTAGTGTAGattctatattgtatataagtTATGTACATGCGGTGTTTGTAGATCTCGACTCTATTTATAAGTGAATGCACTTGTTTGTAGATTTCGACCCTACAAAAGTTATATAGAGACAGATACAACCAAGAAGAGACGAAATGTCTACTACAACATCACGACTGGGACGAAAGCAAAACAATCAACTTCATAAACGAAAGTTagtaaaaaacatatttcaatcCAAAATGGTCCTgataatttcagaaaaaaatgttcttGTAATAGCGAGCATGAAAGCCTTACGCCTTATATTTTTGCCTCAATGACGTTCCTTACGATAATTAACAtctaaatatgtttgttttatttattggcGATAATTCAAACTCTCAACATCAGTAGGAAGTTGAAATATTCTGCGTCGTCTATATTTGCTACTAGATAAATAATTTCAACAATTTGGCAGATGTTTGTATACCTAATTGTTTTAGTTCTTGAAATTTAATCccaaattatatacatgtacattttctttgaatgcctagattttttatttttgtgaatatatTTGGCTAAAATATGCTTTTTGTTTATTCTTACAGGCGAGCCAAGTGAAGTCCGTAAACTCATTTTTCGACTTCTAGGGGTAATGTTGTTATTTCGAATTTTGTCATCGATCAGTTATgctattataaatataatatttcaaatcacATTCCCTGCTGCACTATTTGCCTTGTTCAGTTCCTTAAACAAGTCTATTTTCAGTCTATTTTAAGCCAAACAGCACGAATGTATCGTGTAATCACATGTTTTAAGCCAAGAGCAAAATCAcgataaataaaatgttcatgagCATCCatcaattaatataaaataagattAACATTTCGCGTTTAATTCCCGAATTAGAATGAGAATGGCGCGATAGAGAAGGATGACGATATCATTCGGACTGTCAGTAAAGGTTTGACGGACGTCGTGAGACAGTTCTCTTGTGTCCAGTGTGACCAAGTCTGGTGGAAGAAAGTCCCCGTCAACAAACAGGTAATTATAATTCGCCATCCGTCCTTTTGTACTTTGGCACCTGTAAAACCTATTCactaatttgattttcttttttgtgCTGAGGTGATATAAGCGATCCTCACCTATGTTTATGTCATGAATTTGCAAGATAAATTGATTACTTTACTCAATAAAGTTTCATAAAGCGAGAAATCACTCCATGCTTTAATACAAATGAGATATGTACCAATGATTTTGTTTAATGAACGTCCACCTTTCTAACGATTATAAATGTCTAAATCTGTATACTATTCACCATAAGTCAATTAGTTTGTCTTATCCCAGAATAATATTTGCTCaattacattacaaaaaaactcctagctatatatatatccatgaaATTAAGCAAGGATGAGGGACAACATCAAGAGGGCAGATGTTGAAATTCAAGTCTTTTTCGTGGCATCAGGTATCGAAATGCAAAGTATGCAAATCAAAGTACGATGCTATCCCAACCGATATGATGTGGGGCTGGGCCGTGTTCAAATGTGATTGCGGCAACGAATTCAGGTAATATACATATGTTAAGTACATAGTACAATTTATCATGTGAAGAAACTACACAATTTATCATGTGAAGAAACTACACCTTGTGTATGTTTTCATGGAGTAACGAAGTGTTCACCTAatcttctgattttatttttacattgtcgAAACtctaaaaatacaatatgctccaaaatattcaattaatgCAAAAGAAAGTTAAATAATTCTAACAGAATTATGCAACTATTTGGACTGAGGGAAAACTGCTTTTCCTTTTTCTTCCAAACAAAAGATGTATTTCCGTCTCCTTTGTTTTTCTATCAGTGGTTTCGGACAGATGGGAAAGACGCAGAGTAAATGCTACAGTTGTGGGGCATTATCTTATCCATCCACCATCCGCCCGCCGTCCCGCCGACGACCGCCAAAGTCTAACCAGAAGCACATGTGTGACGCCCCGGACTGTCCCGGATGTGATTCGGCCCGCAGACAAAGAGCCGGTATAATAACATCTACTTTACACTATTCCATCACCATTAGTCTGTCAAATGTAATAAGTTATCAGTGGTGATGCAAGTATTTTTAGGataaatacattacacaagGGCATATCGACAGTCAAGCTTTTAATATCGTATGGGAAAACTTTtaccaatatttatttttattttctgacaCTTTTTACTAAGACTTTCGAAGGACATTTAAAGTAAGGTCCTTACCAGGTATCGTTTTCATGGAAATTTAAGATTCAGAGCTTTCCAAACAATAGGAGGAGGGACTTAAAAAAGGATTGGAACCAGTGATACATTGTGTATTGgatatctataaatataatcaacaaaagaaataaaaattacaaattgtAGCTAGGATATACTTCTGGCGAAATAATTTTAACAGTGACTAAAATTTAGTTTTTTCATTAATGTAAATGACTTTCAAAATAACCAGTAACAGTCGCGATATCATCCCTTTTGATGGCGTCTCCAATGCATAGGCGACATATGTGTAACActttaacaaaataattgtaCTCGTTGTCTATAGAGTTGTGCATTTTGGTGGTACCAAACACACCGTCTGGAAATGTTTCCACAATCTCACACTGTGCCAAACATCTGGTAAGTGTGAGGAATGGCGTAACaaggccagtatgtttgttacaCCCTATCCTGAGCCGTCGTTTGGACATTTTAGTGAGCTCTCTTTAAAcacgttatatgtatttatttgtcttatttattttcaaattagaaaaaatgcattaatttGTGTGCCtgtattttcttatattttgtttgtcgATTATTGTGGGGTgagaattattattatattattataaagaaaacaaaacataaattgCCTTCTCCTTACCATGTGCGACGACCCTTAACTGCTTTTGTCTAGTATAACAAGCATTATTAATTAGTTAAGTGATAAGAAAATACGCAATTCTAGAAAACAAGATAATATAACGCTTGCTTTATTTTACCAATACAGGAGATGGTTCAGAGAAGAAATGCGTACATCCTCGATCTAGAGCGGGAAAGTCCAAAGTGATCGTGGCCAGTGAGGCCCACATCAGTACCGGGTCGACAATCTCGTCCGTCAGGGACCAGGACGACCTCTGTTCAGCCATGCAGAACACAACTCTGTCGGACATTAGGGCacgcttgaaatgaaatgagatCAAAGAAAATCTTACATAAATATCACGTGATTTCTTTGTGTAATCTACAATGAACACATGTGCCACTTACTGAAATTCGATTCACAAAAAAAGACCAATAACTAGCTTTTTTGGACTGCTTTATTGGTGTTTAAGTAAATGAACTTGTTGAAGCTTAAGCATATTACTAAACCATAAGTTTGTATCCAGATTCTTCGCTTCTTTCTAAATAGTTTGTGTAAACAGCAACAATGTTGTGGAAAAGTCCTTGTACTCTGGAAGCACGTATTTTGGTAGAATTTCATCATACATGTACTGGATCGTAATTCATTCATACGCATTCAGGATAATATCTATTTCTGTCTTTGCTATCGAATAACAATGAAACTATGAAATAATGTCAGATGTTCTGACCTCTGCATGTTTGTTATCATTCTTCCAAAATTAGGGGACCTGTGTAACTTACGCACTCAATTGTATTGTGTTATAGTATCGCCTCGGTTCAATGGATTTTACATCATTTCCCCAATATAGCTTTCAAAACGTGCCCccttttttataatttactttttattcaggtttttcatcaatacatgtacaatatacaatgtatgaaaaTGCTTGCACTCATCTTTCATTCATTTGCACCCACTtaaagatattgattttttatattctttcaaaAAGTATTTAACATGGTAATCAAATACATTACTAACAcacataaacacatatatatatctactattTATTCCTATCAGGTTGCATATTGCGTTTAGTTTATATTAGCATATATTAGTTTAAAGTTAaagattatgtattttattatgatttcaaaGTGTGAAaactataatacatacaattattacaaataatttaaatcaaatacCAAATGCAAGCATTTATAATTAAGTAAATTTGATGTTACCAATATAATGTATTGACTTTATGGAAAGAAGGAGATTGGTAGAAAGAGAAAAAGAAGacagaaaaagagagagagagcagCTGGTAGAAAGAGAGACAGTAGATTAATTAAGTATGTTTATTTGGAGTGCGATGGCAGAGCTATGAATACTTgcaaatataagttttttttctaatagtATTGCAAAATATATATGGCTTTGTGAAGGGCTATCAGCTGTATCACAGGATTTAAGGGAGAAAATTCTTCTGGAAAATATAATCCCGGGTATCTCAAATAACACTAAATTAGTCAAATTTGTTTGCTCAACATGAGATTTTGCATgtctacatacaatgtatgcatAAATTGccaatgtaattataataatgataaaacacttttttttaattaactatAGCTGAATCAGTTTGTCCCATTTCTTCCATTCAATTTCAAACTTCTTTATAGTATTTGCATCTCTACCATTAGTTTTAGTTTTAGTATTTCTGTATCTTGTAGTTATCTtttattatgttaattagaGAGTTAATATTCAgagaactatgtaaacatctcATTCTATAGATGTATtgtttgataatgataataatttcattatcaactCTATTACTTGGCAAACTATTCTGATGAACGAAtccaaaaagaaatgtttttttattaatcgAGAATGGAATTAACAGTGCCGTTAATAACGTTTCGAGACTATCTAGAAGTTTTTGAGTTTCTTGACAATCCCAAAAAATGTGGGTTATAGTTTCTGGTTCAGAGTTACACAGAATGCATAAAGGGGAGGCAACtactcaaattttatataaaaatgagtttttattaAGAATATGATGAACCACTCTATACTGGAACCACTgaagttttgtgttttttgttacaTGGAAAGGAATTTGATAAATGTTGCTCCAAGTTGTTTTATCGATAGTCTCAAAGATATCATTCCACTTTCTTGTACCTGATGGTGTCACATCTGATCttattacaatattataaaagatTTTCGACCCTTTTTCATGGTTAAGAATAAAATGAAGATTTAATGGTATATATGGGTAGGAAATCTTACAGACATATGTATCATATGCTGAAATATAGTGTTTCACTGCAGATATAAGGCCTTGGTATTGTAAGAAATTAGTGTTTACCtcatatttatgaataaaatctTCAAAG is a genomic window of Argopecten irradians isolate NY chromosome 10, Ai_NY, whole genome shotgun sequence containing:
- the LOC138333803 gene encoding shiftless antiviral inhibitor of ribosomal frameshifting protein homolog; protein product: MAEVQTQSQISTLQKLYRDRYNQEETKCLLQHHDWDESKTINFINESEPSEVRKLIFRLLGNENGAIEKDDDIIRTVSKGLTDVVRQFSCVQCDQVWWKKVPVNKQVSKCKVCKSKYDAIPTDMMWGWAVFKCDCGNEFSGFGQMGKTQSKCYSCGALSYPSTIRPPSRRRPPKSNQKHMCDAPDCPGCDSARRQRAGDGSEKKCVHPRSRAGKSKVIVASEAHISTGSTISSVRDQDDLCSAMQNTTLSDIRARLK